From Lysinibacillus sp. SGAir0095, the proteins below share one genomic window:
- a CDS encoding alkaline phosphatase D family protein, protein MNSELFPALLAGPMIRRLDASKVFIWVATSKEFTISAEVCEIAKMGEKEFYSKIQSTTEKETIQFGENLFINLIKITPDSNLFPTNQLIGYNLHFQNQQDSFDLADLGLLSQDNSKSIVYDSFKYPTFFIPKKERVLAAKFLFGSCRKPQGEGEDTLAKADRLLVEHSRNLSERPEALFLMGDQIYADNVADPLFRPINQLGQALMGVQEKLTSIDKRIKGSLRDLKLINGRKEIVKDFASFSSRNGSNHLIEFGEYAAMYLLSWSPILWEVIREVNLLESFDEAFEKGQFHLKLAKATDKLKKLEKKQLQKRYIEHDKLISNCHSETYKIRRLFANIPTYMIFDDHDITDDWNINAEWKETVQNAPLGQHIVTNGQSAYFAFQGWGNEPEVFSHDFIFKIKRYFRDLQNNEMMNNYEEWINLLRDHQPWHFVTPTTPKAVFLDTRTLREYEDKPKTQASEQLVEERTFPPQLVNEHEYQAITKKLQKSGWQKGDPLIIISPTPVIGFDLIEKAILKFLPTLEKLGAHIQTIFDIEAWRYNGKGLTNLLNQLAEWNPINLVILSGDVHYSFLVTSSYTFSNGKELSIKQITSSPLKNKSFKNFGILVKATAALNQMLQQTEAIYRFCDPSYQIHDSEKNSLPEKDFLWKEKLLYDQISGNSIIETENTLGFLSYSANHVENRFVK, encoded by the coding sequence ATGAATTCAGAGTTGTTTCCTGCTCTTTTAGCTGGTCCAATGATACGGCGTCTTGATGCTTCAAAAGTATTTATATGGGTGGCAACAAGTAAAGAATTTACCATATCTGCAGAAGTGTGTGAAATAGCCAAAATGGGTGAAAAAGAATTCTATTCAAAAATTCAATCAACAACTGAAAAAGAAACTATTCAATTTGGAGAGAACTTATTTATTAATCTAATCAAAATAACCCCCGATTCAAACCTTTTCCCTACCAATCAATTAATAGGTTACAACCTACATTTTCAAAATCAGCAAGATTCCTTTGATTTGGCAGATCTTGGTCTTTTGTCTCAGGATAATTCCAAAAGTATTGTTTATGATTCCTTTAAATATCCAACATTCTTTATCCCCAAAAAGGAGCGAGTGCTAGCGGCTAAATTTCTGTTTGGGTCCTGTCGAAAGCCTCAGGGTGAAGGCGAAGATACTTTAGCTAAAGCTGACCGTCTCTTAGTAGAACATAGTCGTAACTTAAGTGAAAGGCCAGAAGCCCTCTTTTTGATGGGCGATCAAATTTATGCAGATAATGTAGCAGATCCACTTTTTCGCCCGATAAACCAGTTAGGGCAAGCGTTGATGGGAGTACAGGAAAAATTGACATCTATTGATAAACGGATAAAAGGTAGCTTAAGAGATTTAAAGCTCATTAACGGAAGAAAAGAAATTGTGAAGGACTTTGCGAGCTTTTCATCCCGGAATGGGTCCAATCACCTGATTGAGTTTGGTGAGTATGCGGCAATGTATTTATTATCTTGGAGTCCGATTTTGTGGGAAGTAATTCGAGAAGTAAATCTCTTGGAATCCTTTGATGAGGCATTTGAAAAGGGGCAATTTCATTTAAAATTAGCAAAAGCGACCGATAAGCTGAAGAAGCTTGAAAAAAAACAATTGCAAAAACGTTATATTGAGCATGATAAGCTCATCAGCAATTGTCATTCTGAAACCTATAAAATTAGAAGATTATTCGCAAATATCCCTACTTATATGATTTTTGATGATCATGATATAACAGATGACTGGAACATAAATGCAGAGTGGAAAGAAACTGTTCAAAACGCACCTTTAGGACAACATATTGTGACCAATGGACAATCAGCTTATTTTGCCTTTCAGGGCTGGGGGAATGAGCCAGAAGTTTTCAGCCATGATTTCATTTTCAAAATAAAAAGGTATTTCCGAGATTTACAAAATAATGAAATGATGAATAATTATGAGGAATGGATTAATTTGTTAAGGGACCATCAACCTTGGCATTTTGTAACGCCGACAACTCCGAAAGCCGTTTTTCTTGATACTAGGACATTGAGAGAATATGAGGATAAGCCAAAGACGCAAGCTTCGGAACAACTAGTGGAGGAAAGGACATTCCCGCCTCAGTTAGTTAATGAACACGAATATCAAGCAATTACAAAAAAGCTGCAGAAAAGCGGGTGGCAAAAAGGAGATCCTTTAATTATCATCTCACCAACCCCCGTAATCGGGTTTGATTTAATCGAAAAGGCAATTCTTAAATTTCTGCCCACATTAGAAAAGCTAGGGGCACATATCCAAACGATTTTTGATATAGAAGCGTGGAGGTATAATGGAAAGGGTCTTACGAATCTACTAAATCAGCTAGCAGAATGGAATCCAATTAATCTTGTAATTCTCTCCGGCGATGTCCATTACAGTTTTTTAGTCACCTCATCCTATACATTTTCAAATGGGAAAGAATTATCGATTAAGCAGATTACCTCAAGCCCGTTAAAGAATAAGAGTTTTAAGAACTTCGGTATACTAGTAAAAGCTACAGCAGCACTCAATCAAATGTTGCAACAAACAGAAGCAATCTATCGATTCTGTGATCCTTCTTATCAAATCCATGATTCAGAAAAAAATTCCCTTCCAGAAAAAGATTTTCTATGGAAAGAGAAGTTACTTTATGACCAAATTTCGGGCAATTCCATTATTGAAACAGAGAATACATTAGGGTTTCTATCCTACTCAGCTAATCATGTTGAAAATAGGTTTGTAAAATAG
- a CDS encoding NAD(P)/FAD-dependent oxidoreductase: MLDCVIIGGGPAGLNASLVLARAKKNIILFDEDKPRNAVTHESHGFITRDGIKPSEFKRIAQQDLMKYPNIKLQNEKVLEIKKEINSFSVLTKNGLYIARKIILSTGLVDVLPSIDGIHDFYGTSLFSCPFCDGWELKDLPLVLITENPSGFHKVKLIYNWSKNLIVCTNGKKVFSMEQMELLSRKKIRVIEEEIAALHGEAGKLKTIRFKNGSEIERMGGFVSAGLKQASSLAQSLGCKQHNNGGIQIDNFGRTNVAGVYASGDISLSTPSQVINAASEGSIVAMSVINDLVHEDF, translated from the coding sequence ATGTTAGATTGTGTCATTATTGGTGGGGGTCCAGCAGGCTTAAATGCTTCACTTGTCCTTGCAAGAGCAAAGAAGAATATTATTTTATTTGATGAAGATAAACCGAGAAATGCTGTAACTCATGAATCTCATGGATTTATTACAAGAGATGGAATTAAGCCATCTGAATTTAAAAGAATTGCCCAACAAGACTTAATGAAATATCCAAATATCAAACTTCAAAATGAAAAAGTACTTGAAATTAAAAAAGAAATAAATTCCTTTTCCGTCTTAACAAAAAACGGTCTATATATAGCGCGAAAGATAATTTTATCAACCGGTTTAGTTGATGTACTCCCGTCAATAGATGGGATTCATGATTTTTATGGCACAAGCTTGTTCAGTTGTCCATTTTGTGATGGCTGGGAGTTGAAAGATCTTCCACTAGTTCTCATTACAGAAAATCCAAGTGGGTTTCATAAAGTAAAATTGATTTATAATTGGAGTAAGAATCTGATTGTTTGTACGAATGGGAAGAAAGTATTCTCGATGGAGCAGATGGAATTATTATCAAGGAAAAAAATTAGAGTGATTGAAGAAGAAATAGCAGCTTTACATGGAGAAGCAGGAAAGTTAAAAACGATTCGATTTAAAAATGGCTCTGAAATTGAGAGAATGGGTGGATTCGTTAGTGCTGGTCTAAAACAAGCATCTTCACTAGCACAATCTTTAGGCTGCAAGCAGCACAATAATGGAGGAATTCAAATAGACAATTTTGGACGTACCAATGTAGCAGGAGTTTATGCGAGTGGAGATATTTCACTTTCCACACCATCTCAAGTCATCAATGCAGCAAGTGAAGGAAGTATTGTCGCAATGAGTGTCATAAATGACTTAGTGCATGAAGATTTTTAA
- a CDS encoding GntR family transcriptional regulator, with translation MVSDKKNAQKYAYEYIRDRMLDGSFKGGMKIVEERLADEIGVSRTPIREAIRRLEQEGLIKKKHVYNPTIEDLKYLYEMRILLESFAAEKAAKNMTSEKLKELGNTIKQSRKGQSESIYNANQLFHDLIVDECNNPSMIHILEKARTIFYLFSLKLDIYKRPHLIDEHEEIYMAIKDRNEQLAGELMAKHLYNDMNYTLAEISSKKE, from the coding sequence ATGGTTTCAGACAAAAAAAATGCCCAAAAATACGCTTATGAATATATTCGAGATCGTATGTTGGACGGAAGTTTTAAAGGTGGCATGAAAATAGTTGAAGAACGTCTAGCTGATGAGATAGGTGTTAGTCGAACACCCATCCGTGAAGCAATCAGAAGACTGGAACAAGAAGGATTAATCAAGAAAAAGCACGTCTATAATCCTACTATCGAAGATTTAAAATATTTATATGAGATGCGTATACTATTAGAAAGTTTTGCAGCTGAAAAAGCAGCAAAAAATATGACATCTGAAAAACTAAAAGAACTTGGAAATACGATAAAACAATCTAGAAAAGGTCAGTCAGAAAGTATCTACAATGCAAACCAACTCTTTCATGATCTAATTGTAGATGAATGCAATAATCCAAGCATGATTCATATATTGGAGAAAGCACGTACAATATTCTATTTATTTAGTCTTAAGCTTGATATATATAAACGACCGCATTTAATAGATGAACATGAGGAAATATATATGGCAATTAAGGACAGAAATGAACAGCTCGCTGGTGAACTAATGGCCAAACATTTATATAATGACATGAATTATACTCTAGCCGAGATATCTTCAAAAAAAGAATAG
- a CDS encoding helix-turn-helix transcriptional regulator, with the protein MAIIINIDVMLAKRKMSVTELSEKVGITMANLSILKNGKAKAIRLSTLEAICKALECQPGDILEYKSDEEDSQG; encoded by the coding sequence CAATAATAATCAATATTGATGTGATGCTGGCAAAAAGGAAAATGAGTGTAACAGAGTTATCGGAGAAGGTAGGAATAACAATGGCCAACCTTTCTATTTTGAAAAATGGAAAGGCCAAAGCAATTCGATTATCAACACTAGAGGCGATTTGTAAGGCATTGGAATGTCAGCCTGGGGATATTTTAGAATACAAAAGTGACGAAGAAGATAGTCAGGGTTAA